From the Octadecabacter antarcticus 307 genome, one window contains:
- a CDS encoding DUF58 domain-containing protein, whose translation MTDAPLSLRSASEALAGPFPPLLAEAEHLASTVMVGDHGRRRAGVGDTFWQYRPAQNHDEMRSIDWRRSARSDAQFIQDKEWQIAQSILLWVDQSASMSFTSLKDGTTKRTRARTLALATAILLLRGGERVGLTGNQLPPRRGEVQVAQMAALLSQDNTDDFGTPDATGMLSHSRALFVSDFMGDLTGVETAMAKAADRDVRGALVQILDPSEEAFPFDGRTIFESMSGTLRHETLKARDLRSRYLDRLAQRKDRLATLASATDWQFHTHHTGTPAASALLWIYTALERRA comes from the coding sequence ATGACGGACGCGCCCCTCTCTTTAAGGTCAGCGTCCGAAGCCCTCGCAGGACCCTTCCCGCCCCTGCTGGCCGAGGCTGAACACCTCGCCTCAACCGTCATGGTCGGCGATCACGGACGGCGGCGTGCCGGCGTTGGCGATACCTTCTGGCAATATCGACCTGCGCAAAACCACGACGAAATGCGCAGCATTGATTGGCGTCGCTCCGCGCGCTCAGATGCACAGTTCATCCAAGATAAAGAATGGCAGATCGCGCAGTCGATCCTGCTATGGGTCGACCAATCCGCGTCCATGTCGTTCACATCCCTTAAAGACGGCACCACGAAGCGGACGCGCGCCCGCACATTGGCACTGGCCACCGCCATTTTACTTTTGCGGGGCGGTGAACGGGTCGGCCTTACCGGAAACCAGCTGCCACCACGGCGCGGCGAAGTCCAAGTTGCGCAGATGGCCGCCCTGTTGTCACAAGATAACACTGACGACTTCGGCACCCCTGATGCGACCGGCATGTTGTCCCATTCGCGCGCACTGTTCGTGTCGGATTTCATGGGTGACCTCACGGGCGTTGAAACCGCGATGGCCAAAGCCGCTGACCGCGACGTGCGCGGCGCGCTTGTCCAAATACTTGACCCGTCTGAGGAAGCATTTCCCTTTGACGGACGCACCATCTTTGAATCCATGTCCGGCACATTGCGCCATGAAACCCTCAAAGCCCGCGATCTGCGCAGCCGCTATCTTGATCGTCTCGCACAACGCAAAGACCGCCTCGCGACCCTTGCGAGCGCAACTGACTGGCAATTTCACACCCACCACACCGGCACGCCCGCAGCGTCCGCCTTGCTCTGGATCTACACCGCGTTAGAACGCCGCGCATGA
- a CDS encoding AAA family ATPase — protein sequence MPPEVPPTVQDDAVLVTQIETLSGKLAQARASIAKRFIGQDTVVDLTLASLLCGGHALLIGLPGLGKTRLVDTLSTVMGLHGNRIQFTPDLMPADILGSEVLETATDGSRDFRFIEGPVFCQLLMADEINRASPRTQSALLQAMQEKEVTIAGEHRKLGVPFHVLATQNPIEQEGTYPLPEAQLDRFLVQIDVPYPDRGTERDILIATTGATEEDATAVFTADELLAAQVLLRRMPVGDAIVEMILDLVRACRPDDTTASDLVQNTVSWGPGPRAAQALMLTVRASALLDGRLVPSAEDVRAMAAPVLTHRMALSFAARARGTSLASLIDQVATQITSVSAAA from the coding sequence ATGCCCCCCGAAGTTCCGCCAACAGTTCAGGACGACGCAGTGCTTGTGACCCAGATCGAAACCCTCAGCGGTAAACTGGCGCAGGCCCGAGCGTCCATTGCAAAACGGTTTATCGGTCAGGACACAGTGGTCGATCTGACGTTGGCATCCTTGCTGTGCGGTGGGCATGCCTTGCTGATCGGTCTGCCGGGTCTGGGCAAAACTCGGCTGGTAGATACGCTGTCTACTGTCATGGGGCTGCATGGCAACCGCATCCAGTTCACCCCCGATCTGATGCCCGCCGATATTCTTGGCTCCGAAGTTCTGGAAACTGCGACTGACGGCAGCCGCGATTTCCGCTTTATCGAAGGCCCGGTTTTCTGTCAGCTTTTGATGGCAGATGAAATCAACCGCGCCTCGCCGCGTACGCAATCGGCACTTTTGCAGGCCATGCAGGAAAAAGAGGTCACAATCGCGGGCGAACATCGCAAACTTGGTGTGCCGTTCCACGTTCTGGCGACACAAAACCCCATTGAACAAGAAGGCACTTATCCCCTGCCAGAAGCCCAGCTTGACCGCTTTCTAGTGCAAATCGACGTCCCTTATCCGGACCGTGGCACCGAACGCGACATTCTCATCGCAACCACTGGCGCCACCGAAGAAGACGCCACAGCCGTTTTCACCGCCGATGAACTGCTTGCCGCACAGGTCCTGCTGCGCCGCATGCCAGTCGGGGATGCCATTGTTGAAATGATCCTCGATCTGGTCCGCGCCTGTCGCCCTGATGACACCACAGCGTCCGACCTTGTCCAAAACACCGTCAGCTGGGGCCCCGGCCCGCGTGCAGCACAGGCGCTGATGCTCACCGTCCGCGCCTCCGCTTTGCTGGATGGCCGCCTTGTTCCCTCCGCCGAAGATGTACGCGCCATGGCCGCCCCTGTTCTGACGCACCGCATGGCGCTGTCGTTCGCCGCCCGCGCACGCGGGACCAGCCTCGCCTCGCTCATCGATCAGGTCGCAACCCAAATCACCAGCGTTTCCGCCGCCGCATGA
- a CDS encoding DUF1285 domain-containing protein produces MAKTNQSDGTVTVSAESLASSARAVGKGCGLPPVDRWNPPFCGDLDMRIARDGTWFYLGTPIGRSELVKLFSTIIRKDGDDYFLVTPVEKVGITVDDAPFVAVDFERVDAGLRFETNVGDIAVAGPDHPIRVVRDSETGEPRPYVLIRRNLEALIDRKSFYRLVDIGETAKHDGVDWFGIRSGGAFFPIILAADLNV; encoded by the coding sequence ATGGCAAAAACAAACCAAAGTGATGGCACTGTTACAGTGTCGGCGGAAAGTCTCGCATCGTCTGCGCGAGCAGTAGGAAAAGGGTGCGGATTGCCGCCCGTGGACAGGTGGAATCCGCCGTTTTGCGGTGATCTGGACATGCGGATCGCGCGGGATGGAACGTGGTTTTATCTGGGCACTCCGATTGGACGGTCCGAACTGGTGAAGCTGTTTTCGACGATTATTCGCAAAGACGGGGACGATTATTTTCTTGTGACGCCGGTTGAAAAGGTTGGCATCACAGTGGATGACGCGCCGTTTGTGGCGGTTGATTTTGAGCGCGTTGATGCGGGGCTGCGATTTGAGACCAACGTTGGTGACATTGCTGTTGCGGGGCCGGATCACCCGATCCGCGTTGTGCGGGACAGTGAAACCGGTGAGCCACGCCCCTATGTATTGATCCGCCGCAACCTTGAGGCCTTGATCGATCGCAAGTCGTTCTACCGGCTGGTGGATATCGGTGAGACCGCCAAGCACGACGGTGTGGATTGGTTCGGTATTCGGTCTGGTGGTGCGTTCTTTCCGATCATTCTGGCCGCCGATCTGAATGTATAG
- a CDS encoding VOC family protein, whose product MTDRPTVIWTEIPVTDLDAAKKFYSEVFGWTMVRDESGPNPIENYSNNFSGVGGHLYSGKPGDGNGPTLHLALPDKIEAGAARAVIAGATLLGPVIDIPPGRFQYATDPDGNSIGLFEPKAA is encoded by the coding sequence ATGACCGATAGACCCACAGTTATTTGGACCGAAATTCCGGTAACAGACCTCGACGCGGCGAAGAAATTCTATTCAGAAGTCTTCGGCTGGACGATGGTTCGCGACGAAAGCGGCCCGAACCCGATCGAAAACTATTCCAACAATTTTTCTGGGGTTGGTGGCCATCTCTACTCTGGCAAACCCGGAGACGGGAATGGTCCGACGCTGCATTTGGCATTGCCTGATAAGATCGAAGCTGGTGCGGCGCGGGCGGTGATCGCTGGCGCGACTTTGCTTGGCCCTGTGATCGACATTCCACCGGGGCGTTTTCAATATGCGACTGATCCGGACGGTAATTCCATCGGGTTGTTTGAACCCAAAGCTGCCTAA
- a CDS encoding helix-turn-helix transcriptional regulator has protein sequence MRRADRLFQIVQYLRGGRLLTAAKLAERLEVTKRTIYRDVADLIGSGVPIEGEAGVGYVMRAGYDLPPLMFNSDEIVALVAGARMIRAWGGAQMAAAAEEALVKIEAVLPDDARARAASVPIHAFQMGDMTDAVRARIDRIEAASDGRIRLDLKYGDQHGGASRRVIRPLGLWFWGKVWTVVGWCELRNDFRMFRLDRIRDMEEVGPFKVEKGQSLRDFYASPDCRGGR, from the coding sequence ATGAGACGGGCCGATCGCCTTTTCCAGATTGTGCAGTATCTGCGGGGTGGTCGGCTGCTTACAGCGGCGAAACTGGCCGAACGGTTGGAGGTCACGAAGCGTACGATTTATCGCGATGTGGCGGATTTGATCGGGTCTGGTGTGCCCATCGAGGGCGAGGCTGGCGTCGGCTATGTGATGCGGGCGGGCTATGATCTGCCGCCGCTAATGTTCAATTCGGATGAGATTGTGGCGCTAGTCGCGGGTGCGCGTATGATACGGGCGTGGGGCGGGGCGCAGATGGCCGCGGCTGCCGAAGAAGCGCTGGTAAAAATCGAAGCGGTATTGCCGGATGATGCCCGCGCGCGCGCGGCGTCCGTGCCGATCCATGCGTTCCAGATGGGTGATATGACAGACGCAGTTCGGGCGCGGATTGACCGCATTGAGGCGGCATCAGATGGGCGCATTCGACTCGATCTGAAGTATGGTGATCAGCATGGCGGTGCGTCGCGCCGCGTGATCCGCCCGCTTGGTCTGTGGTTTTGGGGTAAGGTCTGGACCGTTGTCGGGTGGTGCGAATTGCGCAATGACTTCCGCATGTTCCGCCTTGATCGCATCAGGGACATGGAAGAAGTTGGGCCATTCAAGGTCGAGAAGGGCCAGAGTTTGCGTGATTTCTATGCCTCACCTGACTGTCGCGGGGGGCGGTGA
- a CDS encoding vWA domain-containing protein, translating to MSDDFDLDDLKSAMNTTTPAPDAQRRIDNIALAQKNFVDLQGSRNAARPTTRPNTWTGVKTMLNTLTSRAGLTFTTAIVACGFMIGTPQGRDILNLAPTAKLATPETPVAIVVAPSDSVSVAARQADEGEMSDPIMEMAPAVVMEETATHIRDEDATLVPQAAPAPQQLTRAAPAGNDMAGNLRSMAEPSNDGFVHVLRDGSTFYEEYDETFANDTPNPLKITSDEPVSTFSIDVDTAAYALIRSSLTRGQLPPTDAVRIEEMINYFPYAYPAPEGEAPFRPTINVFETPWNADTQLVHIGIQGEMPAIEDRPPLNLVFLIDTSGSMESADKLPLLRQSFRLMLDNLRPEDEVAIVTYAGSTSIALEPTQASERATIIAALNALNAGGSTNGQGGLEQAYALAETMKTAGDVSRVILATDGDFNVGLSDPRGLQAYIEDKRDDAQQTGGTYLSVLGFGRGNLQDATMQSLAQNGNGTAAYIDTLSEAQKVLVDNLTGALFPIANDVKIQVEFNPATIAEYRLIGYETRSLNREDFNNDAVDAGELGAGHTVTAIYEITPVGSPAQLSDPLRYQASEPASGSDELGFLRLRYKAPGESVSQLIETPFAASGTPGTEALFAASMAGFGQLLRNDTYLGDWGWDDAIALASENRGIDQFGYRTEAVQLMRLAQSLSN from the coding sequence ATGAGTGATGATTTCGATCTCGACGACCTCAAGTCCGCGATGAACACCACAACCCCCGCGCCGGATGCCCAGCGCCGCATAGACAACATCGCCCTCGCCCAGAAAAATTTCGTCGATCTCCAAGGATCGCGTAATGCGGCGCGTCCCACTACCAGACCCAACACATGGACTGGAGTTAAGACTATGCTAAACACCCTCACATCCCGCGCTGGCCTCACGTTCACCACCGCCATCGTCGCCTGCGGCTTTATGATCGGCACTCCCCAAGGGCGCGATATTTTGAATCTTGCGCCAACCGCGAAACTTGCCACGCCTGAAACGCCCGTCGCGATCGTCGTGGCCCCTTCGGATTCAGTTTCCGTTGCAGCGCGGCAAGCTGACGAAGGAGAGATGAGCGATCCTATCATGGAAATGGCACCCGCCGTCGTGATGGAGGAAACCGCTACCCACATTCGCGACGAAGACGCCACCCTAGTACCACAAGCCGCACCCGCGCCCCAACAACTGACCCGCGCCGCGCCGGCTGGCAACGACATGGCCGGTAACCTCAGAAGCATGGCAGAACCCTCAAATGACGGCTTCGTTCATGTCTTAAGGGACGGCTCGACCTTTTATGAAGAATACGACGAAACCTTCGCCAACGACACGCCCAACCCGCTGAAAATCACCAGCGATGAACCCGTATCGACGTTCTCAATCGACGTGGACACCGCCGCCTATGCGCTCATCCGCTCCTCCCTCACACGCGGCCAGCTCCCCCCTACTGACGCCGTGCGCATTGAAGAAATGATCAACTATTTCCCCTACGCCTACCCCGCACCAGAGGGCGAAGCACCGTTCCGCCCGACCATCAACGTCTTCGAAACCCCGTGGAACGCCGACACCCAACTGGTTCACATTGGTATCCAAGGCGAAATGCCCGCTATTGAAGACCGCCCACCGCTGAACCTCGTGTTCCTGATCGACACATCCGGTTCGATGGAAAGCGCCGACAAGTTACCGCTGTTGCGCCAGTCGTTCCGCCTGATGCTCGACAACCTGCGCCCTGAAGATGAGGTCGCAATCGTCACCTACGCAGGGTCAACAAGTATCGCACTCGAACCGACGCAAGCCTCTGAACGTGCAACAATTATCGCGGCGCTGAACGCCCTGAATGCAGGTGGGTCGACCAATGGCCAGGGCGGACTGGAACAAGCCTATGCACTGGCAGAAACCATGAAAACAGCAGGCGATGTGTCCCGCGTCATCCTCGCCACGGACGGCGATTTCAACGTCGGCCTCAGCGATCCGCGCGGTCTGCAAGCCTACATCGAAGACAAACGTGACGACGCCCAACAAACCGGGGGCACCTACCTCAGCGTGCTCGGCTTCGGACGCGGCAATCTGCAAGACGCAACAATGCAAAGTCTGGCCCAAAACGGCAATGGCACCGCCGCCTACATCGACACATTGTCAGAGGCGCAGAAAGTCCTCGTCGATAACCTGACAGGCGCGCTATTCCCGATCGCAAACGACGTTAAAATCCAGGTCGAATTCAATCCAGCAACCATCGCAGAATACCGTCTGATCGGCTATGAAACCCGAAGCCTGAACCGCGAAGATTTCAACAACGACGCGGTAGACGCCGGTGAACTTGGCGCGGGCCATACAGTGACAGCGATCTATGAAATCACGCCCGTCGGCTCCCCGGCACAACTCAGCGATCCACTGCGGTATCAAGCCAGTGAGCCCGCATCAGGCTCAGACGAACTCGGCTTCCTGCGCCTGCGCTACAAAGCCCCGGGCGAATCTGTCAGCCAATTAATCGAAACGCCCTTCGCCGCATCCGGCACCCCCGGAACAGAGGCCCTGTTCGCAGCGTCAATGGCAGGCTTTGGTCAATTGTTGCGGAACGATACCTACCTTGGTGATTGGGGTTGGGACGACGCCATTGCCTTGGCCTCAGAAAACCGCGGCATCGACCAATTCGGCTACCGCACCGAAGCCGTCCAACTCATGCGCCTCGCCCAATCCCTCAGTAACTAA
- a CDS encoding RNA polymerase sigma factor translates to MTVSDEDMALAAQNGDGQAFASLIARQYDRLFRLCFRLTGSKHEAEDLTQDICAALPAKLSSYKRQSKVTTWLYRVAVNAAHDRRRKQATYGRAANGWGDWELNRQAVIDETQTRTDWLTTAMASLSPDLRDTLALVLDDMTHADAGNILGISEGTVSWRLSEARKHLKSLKEKEGVL, encoded by the coding sequence ATGACAGTCAGTGATGAAGATATGGCCTTGGCGGCCCAAAACGGTGACGGGCAGGCATTCGCCAGCCTGATCGCCCGTCAATACGACCGCCTGTTCCGTCTCTGTTTCCGCCTGACCGGATCCAAGCACGAGGCTGAAGACCTGACCCAAGACATCTGCGCCGCCCTGCCCGCGAAATTATCAAGCTACAAACGGCAATCAAAAGTCACCACATGGCTCTACCGTGTCGCTGTCAACGCCGCCCACGATCGCCGCCGCAAACAGGCAACCTATGGACGCGCGGCGAACGGCTGGGGCGACTGGGAACTCAACCGCCAAGCAGTGATTGACGAAACCCAGACCCGTACTGATTGGTTGACGACCGCTATGGCGTCGCTCTCCCCTGACCTGCGTGACACGCTGGCCCTCGTGCTCGATGACATGACCCACGCCGACGCAGGCAACATCTTGGGCATTTCAGAAGGCACCGTGTCATGGCGCCTATCCGAGGCCCGCAAACATCTGAAATCACTTAAGGAAAAGGAGGGCGTGTTATGA
- a CDS encoding CopD family protein yields the protein MDWLKIIHILSVMGWMTSIFAVPRALIYWKRDFANTGEKEHQISQIGDLTYRLYRFSAGLMVLALITGIWLGAAVWAFDTWVIVKLALVSLLVAHYMMTGGMVMRARRGTFNESDFYLRVFNEISVVGVIAILWVVVVKPF from the coding sequence ATGGACTGGTTAAAAATCATACATATTCTCAGCGTCATGGGCTGGATGACGTCGATCTTCGCCGTTCCACGCGCACTGATCTATTGGAAACGCGATTTCGCCAACACAGGCGAAAAAGAACACCAAATCAGTCAAATAGGCGATCTCACCTACCGCCTTTATCGCTTCTCGGCTGGCCTCATGGTCCTTGCGCTGATCACAGGCATCTGGCTCGGCGCGGCCGTTTGGGCGTTCGACACATGGGTGATCGTCAAACTCGCCCTCGTGTCCCTGCTGGTGGCGCACTACATGATGACTGGCGGCATGGTGATGCGGGCGCGCCGTGGCACCTTTAACGAAAGCGATTTCTACCTGCGGGTCTTCAACGAAATCAGTGTCGTCGGGGTGATCGCCATCCTCTGGGTCGTGGTCGTCAAACCTTTTTAG
- a CDS encoding NAD-dependent succinate-semialdehyde dehydrogenase, with protein MLDSTTDLKSMLTRPDLLCTDAFLGGKWVQAKDGKTFDVTNPARGDVIAKVTDLSRAEIAQGIDAAEKARHAWAKRTGKDRANVLRKWFDLMMANQEDLAIIMTAEQGKPMVESRGEIAYGASFVEWFAEEAKRNYGETIPGHQPNLRLTVIKQPIGVAAAITPWNFPNAMIARKVAPALAAGCGFVVRPASLTPLSALAMGKLAEEAGIPEGLFSVLTTTSSSEAGKEFCKNPLVRKLTFTGSTEVGRILLKQAADQVMKCSMELGGNAPFIVFDDADLDEAVKGAIACKFRNNGQTCVCANRIYVQAGVYDDFAAKLKVAVEALKIGDGLNDDTQLGPLIEPSAIDKVQEHLADALSKGGTILTGGKPHDLGGLFFQPTIVTNATQDMMVSTDETFGPFAPLFKFDDEDDVIAKANDTIFGLASYFYAKDLSRVTKVAEALEYGIVGVNTGIISTEVAPFGGVKQSGLGREGSRHGMDDYMEMKYICMSV; from the coding sequence ATGCTTGATTCCACGACAGACCTAAAGTCCATGCTGACACGCCCCGATCTTTTGTGCACGGACGCCTTTCTGGGCGGTAAATGGGTGCAGGCCAAGGACGGCAAAACATTTGATGTCACCAACCCCGCCCGCGGTGACGTGATCGCAAAAGTCACCGACCTGAGCCGCGCCGAAATCGCGCAAGGCATTGATGCGGCAGAAAAAGCCCGCCACGCATGGGCCAAACGCACCGGTAAAGATCGCGCCAATGTCCTGCGCAAATGGTTCGATCTGATGATGGCCAATCAAGAAGACCTCGCGATCATTATGACCGCCGAACAGGGCAAACCGATGGTCGAATCGCGCGGTGAAATCGCCTACGGCGCGTCTTTCGTGGAATGGTTCGCCGAGGAAGCAAAACGCAACTACGGCGAAACGATCCCGGGCCACCAGCCAAACCTGCGCCTCACGGTCATCAAGCAACCCATCGGCGTCGCCGCAGCTATCACGCCGTGGAATTTTCCCAACGCGATGATCGCGCGCAAAGTCGCCCCCGCGCTGGCCGCTGGTTGTGGGTTTGTCGTCCGCCCTGCGTCGCTGACACCACTATCGGCGCTCGCCATGGGCAAACTGGCCGAAGAAGCAGGCATCCCAGAAGGCCTGTTCAGCGTGCTCACCACAACGTCGTCGTCTGAGGCTGGCAAAGAATTCTGCAAAAACCCACTTGTGCGCAAACTGACCTTCACCGGATCAACCGAGGTGGGCCGCATCTTGCTGAAACAGGCCGCCGACCAAGTCATGAAATGTTCCATGGAACTGGGCGGCAACGCACCGTTTATCGTGTTTGACGACGCAGACCTCGACGAAGCCGTCAAAGGCGCCATCGCCTGCAAATTCCGCAACAACGGCCAGACCTGTGTCTGCGCCAACCGCATCTATGTGCAGGCAGGCGTCTACGACGATTTTGCCGCAAAACTAAAGGTCGCGGTTGAGGCGCTCAAAATCGGCGATGGCCTGAACGACGACACCCAACTTGGCCCACTGATTGAACCTTCGGCGATAGACAAGGTGCAAGAACACCTCGCGGATGCTCTGTCCAAGGGCGGCACAATCCTCACGGGCGGCAAACCGCACGATCTGGGCGGGCTGTTCTTTCAGCCAACAATTGTCACCAACGCGACGCAAGACATGATGGTCAGCACAGACGAAACATTCGGCCCCTTCGCGCCGCTGTTCAAATTTGACGACGAAGACGACGTGATCGCCAAAGCCAACGACACGATCTTCGGCCTCGCAAGCTATTTCTACGCCAAGGACCTGAGCCGTGTGACCAAAGTGGCCGAGGCACTGGAATACGGCATCGTCGGCGTCAACACAGGTATCATTTCCACCGAAGTCGCGCCGTTTGGCGGCGTCAAACAATCCGGTCTGGGCCGCGAAGGGTCGCGCCACGGAATGGATGACTACATGGAAATGAAATACATCTGCATGAGCGTGTAA
- a CDS encoding alpha/beta hydrolase — translation MTPTEVTDQAYANSAYIPGGHSYFARWADQAASFRSVHRHAELGVPYGDGARQSYDIFHPLGSAKGTVIFVHGGYWLAGGPRDFSHLAAGAETAGYACAMPSYTLAPEARIADITRDIAAAIGTIAWRTTGPIYLVGHSAGGHLVARMACVDMVADWSHRVARVMAISPISDLAPLMETSMNAMLGIDATEALTESPVHLTQQNMAVTAWVGGAERPAFLDQAQWLRTAWDCDLTIEADLHHFDVIEGLETPHSAMMRALLR, via the coding sequence ATGACACCCACAGAAGTCACTGATCAAGCCTATGCCAATTCCGCCTATATCCCGGGTGGGCACAGCTATTTCGCGCGCTGGGCGGATCAAGCGGCGTCATTTCGCAGTGTCCATCGGCATGCTGAATTGGGCGTACCTTATGGCGATGGCGCGCGCCAGAGTTATGATATCTTTCACCCATTGGGTAGCGCCAAAGGCACGGTTATCTTTGTGCACGGCGGGTATTGGCTAGCCGGCGGCCCCCGCGATTTTTCGCACCTCGCTGCAGGCGCTGAGACGGCGGGCTATGCCTGTGCCATGCCGTCTTATACTTTGGCGCCCGAGGCGCGGATTGCGGATATTACGCGCGACATCGCGGCAGCGATTGGCACGATTGCGTGGCGCACAACAGGGCCAATCTATTTGGTGGGTCATTCGGCTGGCGGGCATTTGGTGGCGCGGATGGCTTGCGTGGATATGGTCGCTGACTGGTCGCACCGCGTCGCGCGGGTCATGGCGATTTCGCCGATCAGCGATCTGGCCCCGTTGATGGAGACGTCGATGAATGCGATGTTGGGGATTGATGCGACGGAGGCGCTGACCGAAAGCCCCGTCCACCTTACGCAACAGAACATGGCCGTTACGGCTTGGGTCGGCGGTGCGGAGCGGCCTGCGTTTTTGGATCAGGCGCAGTGGCTAAGGACCGCCTGGGATTGTGATCTGACGATAGAGGCGGATTTGCACCATTTCGACGTGATAGAGGGATTGGAAACACCGCACAGCGCCATGATGCGGGCGCTTTTGCGGTGA
- a CDS encoding cupin domain-containing protein, producing the protein MKKINLSKKLAMFDSHWDPHVVANYNGNDVMVVKFTGEFPFHKHDTTDDFFLILEGEVTLDGENGDAVTLGVGELCVVPKGMMHRPRAVSEAKVLLIEPTGEPNSGDSDRPPASKPSI; encoded by the coding sequence TTGAAGAAAATCAATCTCTCCAAGAAACTCGCGATGTTTGACAGCCATTGGGACCCGCACGTTGTTGCCAATTATAACGGCAATGATGTGATGGTCGTCAAATTCACCGGCGAATTTCCGTTCCACAAACACGACACCACCGACGACTTTTTCCTGATCCTCGAAGGCGAGGTCACGTTGGACGGTGAAAACGGCGACGCCGTGACCTTAGGCGTGGGCGAACTCTGCGTCGTGCCCAAAGGCATGATGCACCGCCCACGTGCCGTGTCCGAGGCCAAAGTGCTGCTGATTGAACCCACCGGAGAGCCTAATTCAGGCGACAGTGATCGTCCCCCAGCATCAAAGCCGTCAATCTGA
- a CDS encoding SDR family oxidoreductase, with product MRLSGKTAIVTGAGSGFGAGIAQRFVDEGARVLVADINGDAANEVAARIKAIPWVVDVSNNTSVRRMAGKMPNPDIIVNNAGVTHLPQPLEDVSDEDFDQVFRVNMKSVFLMSRHFVPMMKTRGSGAILNIASTAGISPRPNLNWYNASKGWMITATKTMAVELAPFGIRVNALNPVAGETPLLKTFMGEDTPEIRAKFLSTIPLGRFSTPEDMGAAAAFLCSDDASMITGVAMEVDGGRCI from the coding sequence ATGAGACTCTCAGGAAAAACCGCAATCGTAACCGGCGCAGGCTCCGGATTTGGGGCTGGCATCGCCCAGCGTTTTGTCGACGAAGGCGCGCGCGTTTTGGTGGCTGACATTAACGGTGACGCAGCAAACGAAGTGGCCGCGCGCATCAAGGCCATCCCGTGGGTGGTCGATGTGTCCAACAACACGTCAGTGCGGCGCATGGCGGGAAAGATGCCCAATCCCGATATTATCGTGAACAACGCTGGCGTTACCCATTTGCCACAACCGCTGGAAGACGTCAGTGACGAAGACTTTGACCAGGTTTTTCGCGTAAATATGAAATCCGTCTTCCTGATGTCGCGCCATTTCGTACCCATGATGAAGACGCGCGGTTCCGGTGCAATCCTGAATATCGCATCGACCGCCGGCATCAGCCCGCGCCCGAACCTGAATTGGTACAACGCGTCCAAAGGCTGGATGATCACGGCAACCAAGACGATGGCCGTTGAACTTGCCCCGTTTGGCATCCGTGTAAATGCGCTCAATCCCGTTGCAGGCGAAACACCCCTGTTGAAAACCTTCATGGGTGAGGACACGCCAGAAATCCGCGCCAAATTCCTGTCCACGATCCCGCTGGGCCGCTTTTCCACCCCCGAAGATATGGGTGCGGCGGCGGCGTTTTTGTGCAGCGATGACGCCAGCATGATCACCGGTGTCGCCATGGAAGTTGACGGCGGCAGATGTATTTAA